CTACGCCTGGGAACAGGGAACAGGGAACAGGGAACAGGGAACAGGGAACAGGGAACAGGGAACAGGGAACAGGGAACAGGGAACAGTGGAAGAGTGCGTACGCAGATAAAGTAGGGTGGGCAAATGGTCTTGGGTTCCTGATGAAATTGCCTTCCGTTTAGTATTTGCCCACCCTACCCGCTCCGAATGCGATCGGCGAAGCCGCGCCAAAGGCGATCGCTAGACGCAAAAGCAAGGCAGAAGGCAGAAGGCAGAAGTAAAGGAGTAAGGTATCAAGGGATAAAGTTTTTTATAACTAATTATCCGGACATGATATTATAAGCTGATGGGCATTTAAATTGGTTTTTTCCCGTTCCCGTCTTGATGCAGTCGCTCATGGGGGAAACCCCCAAGACCGCGCTGCATCGCTGTTCCCAGATCCGCTGTTCCCTTTGAGCAATTTAGGTATCCCAATCTAAATTCTGAATAGCTTACAACCACAAAATGGAGATAAAATGTCCCTAATTCAAGAAGATATCGAACAAACGTTTAGGCAACTCGTTCACCAGTGGCGGGAAGAAACCAGAGGAATTTCATCAACCACTCAAGCAGCTATGCATCCTGCTTATCAACAAATAATTGGCATGGGAAAAGAGGCAATTCCGTTATTATTAAGGGAACTTGAACAAAAATCAGGACGGTGGTTTTGGGCTTTAAAATCCATTACTAGAGAAGATCCTGTTCAAGAAGAACATCAGGGGAATACTCAAAAAATGATCGAAGCATGGCTAAATTGGGGACTCCGTAACGGTTATAAATGGTAGGGAATGAGGCGTGGTTATCGCAGGTCAGACAATGGATTGAAAGGGATTATCCGAATTTAGTATCTACAAATTATCACGTTACCAGTGCTGATACAATTGATTATAATTGTGTGGCTTGGGCGGCTGAAGATACTCAAAGATGGTGGTGGCCAGATCCAATGAAACAGAGTTATTGGCCCGTTAATGTCCCAAGAGTTGAGTGCGTACGCACTCTTGTAGTTTGGTGGGCAAATGGTCTTGGGTTCGAGATCAAATTGCCTTCCGTTTAGTATTTGCCCACCCTACCCGCTCCTCTTGGTTATGTAATCTGTGAAACCCCTGATTTAGAAGAAAATTATCAAAAAATAGCCATTTACATGTTAAATGATCAACCCACTCATGTTGCTAGACAACTATTAAACGGAAAATGGACGAGTAAATTAGGACAGGATGAGGATATTGAACATGATACATTAGAAGGGTTAACTGGAGAAAGATACGGTCAAGTCGCCCAAGTTATGAAGCGAAAAGTAGGTAGTAGGGTGGGCAAATCGACATGATTGATGTACAAATGGTATTACTTTGATAATTTGCCCACCCTACCCCTTGCTTGTAGTAGGGTGGGCAAATCGACATGATAACTAATCCAATGGTCTTTCAAACATTATTTGCCCACCCTACGCCTTCTACGTTATCCTCCGCCAACGCTTTAAATACCACAGGTCCTGTGATCCAAGGGAGCAAGAGTAATGGCAAAAGACTTATTTCATGATGTTGTTAAAAATGCCTTAATTAAAGATGGTTGGCAAATTACCGATGATCCGTTTTTTTTGAAAGTCGGCGGAGTAGAATTTTTTATTGATCTGGGTGCCGAAAAACTAATTGCGGCAGAAAGAAATGGTCAGCGGATTGCAGTGGAAATCAAAAGTTTTATTAATCCCTCCTCTATTACAGACTTCCACCTTGCCATTGGTCAATTCATTAACTATCGAGTAGCCTTAAAGGTAAAAGATCCAGAACGAAAATTATTTTTGGCGGTTCCAGATACCACCTACCGAAGGTTTTTCCAGAAGGAATTTCCTCAACTTGTTATTCAAGAGTACCAACTTAAACTATTATAGCGTTTCTCATACCTATGAGGTACACATTATTTTTTTTCTCTTCCCTCTTCCCTCTTCCCTCTTCCCTGCTCCCTGCTCCCTGCTCCCTGCTCCCTAAAATCCAGAGATTTGTACCTCATGGGTATAAGACTTGCTATAAGTTATGACATTGATAATGAGGTAATTGTATCATGGAAAAGCTAGAAAAGCTTCAAACTTATCGCAGCATAATCAAGCAACTACTGAGTCAATATGCCAGTTACAAACCCTCTCATGGTGACATTGAAATTCATAGCATTTTTGATACGGAAAACGACCATTATCAAGTAATGGCCATCGGCTGGGACAAGAAAGAAAGAGTTTATGGCTGTTCAGTTCATTTAGAGATTAAAAATGGCAAAATCTGGATTCAGAATAACAATACTGAATGGGATATTGGTCAAGATCTGGTTAATATGAACGTTCCCAAAAATGATATTGTTATTGGGTTTCAGCCACCTTCTATGCGCCAATACTCAGGCTATGGCACAAAGTAAGCATATGCGCTACGCGCACGCTGCGCGAACAGCGGTCAGCGGTCAGCCGTCAGTGCGTACGCTGATCTTGTCGGGTGGGCAAATGGACATGATATCATGTCCGGTTGAATAGTTATACTAAGCGCCGAAAGCAAGGCAGAAGGCTGAAGTAAAGGAGCTGATAAAGTAGGGTGGGCAAATGGACAAGATGAAGGAAGAAATTGCCAAGGGATCAGCCCACATTCCGCAGGTTAGCTTGGATATAGAATATTTTTTACGACACTATGGGAAACTGAGCGATCGCAAGTTCAGCCATTCTCAAAAATCCTAACCAATTGAGAATAAAGGTGGGCAAAATGGCTCTTCATACTCAAATCAATGAAACCTTTGCAGGATATAGCTTTGGCTTGTAAGCAAAGAGAAAATTATTCAAATTGAGGACGAACCTGCGGAATGTGGGATCAGAATTTGCCCACCCGAGCCTACGGAATGCGATCGCACTACTCAGGTTGTAGGGTGGGCTTATGGACATGATTGGTGATCAATTGGTATTACTAGGATAATTTGCCCACCCTACTATAGTAGCGTACGCACTGGTTTGGTGGGCAAATGGACATGATTGGTGATGAAATTGTATTAATTTGATATATTGCCCACCCTACTCAGGTTGTAGGGTGGGCTTATGGACAGGATTGGTGATGAAATTGTATTAATTTGATATATTGCCCACCCAAAGCCTATCTTTGGGAACAGTAGTAGGGTGGGCTTATGGACATGATTGGTGATCAATTGGTATTACTAGGATAATTTGCCCACCCTACTATAGTAGCGTACGCACTGGTCGGGGTTAGGGGTGGGTCCCCATTCCCCATTCCCCATTCCCCATTCCCCATTACCTATTACCTATTACCTATTACCTATCTCCAAAGAAAAAAACCTACCCCTGAAAGCCCCGCGCCCCCGCCCCACACTCTTCCCCTGTTCCCTTTTCAAAACTTCTGATGATTTGGATTATTACACAGCTACAGAAACTATGGAATGCCATCTCTAGGGTATTTACCGCTAAGCTATTTGAATTTGGTGACCAAGCCTTTTCTCTGAGTTTCTTAGGCAAATTCCTGTTTTTATGTATCATCGCTATTATTATCTCCCGTACCATCAAGGCTCTGATTAAACATTGGTTACTGAGCCGTTTCAGGATGGATCGGGGTACTCGCGAAGCCCTCGCTTCTATTATCGGTTACATTCTAAGCATCTTAGGGTTTTTAATCGCTCTACAAACGTCGGGGATTAACCTAAGTTCCTTAGCCATCTTTGCTGGTGCTCTCGGTATTGGCTTTGGAATTGGACTACAAGATCTAGCTAGCAATTTTATCAGTGGTCTGACTATCCTGCTAGATCAACCGATTAAAGTGGGAGACTATATAGAAATCGATAATCTGTCAGGAACTGTGGAAAAAATATCGATTCGCTCTACAGTAATACGAACCATCCACAACGTTTGTGTGATTATTCCGAATAACAGTTTTGTCCAAAATAATGTCATTAACTGGAGCTACCAAGACCCTACAAGTCGTCTCCAAATTCCAATGAACTTTCCCGATGAATTGGAGCCCCTTGTGATCACAGAGGTGCTGTTAGCTGCTGCCCGCCAAGAACCCCGCGTTTTATCCTCTCCCTCTCCCCAGGTTTGGTTCAAGGGCTATGGAGAGGAAGGGATGGATTTTGAGCTTTTAGTTTGGATCGATCAACCAGCAGAGATCGAAGCGATTAAAAGCGCTTTGTATTATCTGATTGATACTGAAATGCGATCGCACCACATCGAACCCGGCCACCCTGAGCGAAACTTGCGTATTCACAATCCAGAAGCCTTAGTTTCCCTGTTTCGACAATTACAAAGGCCCGGGGTGACTAATGGCTCCTCCTCAATCCACAATCAATCAGCTCCAGACAAACCCAAACCCAAGTCTGAATCCCCTAAACCCTGGAAGCTGGCGGATCTATTGCGGCAAGTAAGTTATTTTGAAAACTGTAGCGATATGGAACTGCGACATATCATTGAAGAGGGCTATCGGAAAACTCTCCCAGCTGACGAAACCATCTGTCGGGAAAACGATCCAGGGGACTCATTTTATATTATCCTATCTGGAACAGTGGAAGTGTTCGTGGAATCGATTGGAAAACGAGTCGCTACCCGTAAGTCTGGGGAGTTTATCGGGGAGATGTCTCTGCTGATGGGTACTCCCCGTACTGCTACTCTTCGTACCCTAGAAGAGACAATGCTGTTTGTGGTGGATCGAGGCAATTTACAAAGTCTATTGGCTAAGCACGAAGAATTAGCTGACCGAATTTCTGAAGAATTATCCAAACGTCAAGAGACATTGGAACGCTTAGGAATAACCGTCAGTGCCACAGAGGAAGACGAAACTCCTTTCGCCGAGATTCGCAAACGTATTAAATCAATTTTTGGTATTTAAAACCGATTCAGTTATTATACCAAAGGGAACAGGGAACAGGGAACAGGGAACAGGGAGTAGGGAGTAGGGAGTGGGTGCATCTCATATTTGTAAAAAATATCGCAAGTGTGGGGAGTGTGGGGAGTGTGGGGAGTGTGGGGAGTGTGGGGAGTGTGGGGAGTGTGGGGCCCGGGCGCGGGAATTTTCGCCTGAATTTTTGTCTAATTTCAAAACTGAGATGCACTCGTAGGGAGTAGGGAAAAGGGAACAAAAATTATCACAATTCATTTAGGATTGGTATAGTCATCAAAACAACTCTCATGAATAAACTAAATCAGGATAATCAGTATCTACCACACCCCTCAATTGATGATTTAGCTCAGCTTCCTAGCTCCTTTGTCGAAGCAGTCACTAGGGTGAAAACCTTTGCTCTGTTGGAAATGGAAAAAGAAACGGAGCGAAAACAGCTTTACTATCATACTTGTGACCATGTTAAGGGAGTTCAGCGTAGAGCTGATCGGATTTTCCAAACCATCAGACCCTATTGGGAAGCTGGTCTGGACAATGATATAGCACCAGACTATCTGAGCAGAATGAAACAGTTAATCGATCTGTGCGCCATTGCTCACGATATGGTGCAAGAGTTTGTCCCTCAAATCCAACCCTATACCTCTAGACGGCGAGAAAGTGGTGTGAGCGAAGCTGCTACAATTACTAAGCTTTTGGATTACATCAAAAATCAGAATGAATGGATAAGTAAGCAAACTCCTAACCATCTGGCCTTGTTTACCGATTCAGATTTACAAATCATTACAGAAGCCATTAACGCTACCATTTGTTGCTATGATACTTCAGACAATACAATTTACCAACCTGACCTTTACTATTCTGATAAAAACCTATCTCTGGTAGCTCGGATTATTGCTTTGGCTGATTTAGGCACTTTGGGAATGGAAGGGATTGAAGCATTTAACGAGGAAGGCAGTCTGCTATTTCTAGAAGAAAATACTGATATTATCCCCATCATTTTGAATCGCGATTTTCCCGATTCCCAAGCTATCGATAAACAAACACTTTATGAAAATCTTAGACAACGCCTGCTAAAGAGGACTCGCTTTCAAGTCAATTTTGCTAAGGGACGAATGACTAGATTGGCTCGTGAACTTAAAGGGTTTACAGCCGAAGCAATTTCGGTTTTAACCCATGAGGTTTTTAAGTATTTGAATCCAGCCATAATTAAAGCTATTGAATTCTCAACTCCTACCGCTAATGACACCAATTTTGAGAAATTGATTGAGTTTTTCGAGCTCGATAAGTATGTTAAAAAGTAGGTTAAAAAAGTAGGTGATATCAGCTTCAAATCAAGAGCAAAATTGCCATCAATGATAGTATTGCCGAATCACCTAAAAACTACTAAAATCGAGGGTGAGAAATAATAGCTCAATAATCACTCGGAAATATCTGTTCGGATACGCTCTAAGGAAATATGCATATCTTTCAATTGTTTTTGAATTGCTAATAACTGACCTTCAAGTCTGGAAACTTTGCTAAATTGATTCTGCTCCTTGAGCACCTTATCCAACTTTTCCTCCTGCTCCTGCTTGAATTCATTGACACTATCACTGATATTGCTGGTGATAATCCCAACAAACAGATTGATAGTAATCATCGCCCCCAACATCACAAAGCTCACAAAAAAAAGGACACCAATCAGGGGTGAAACTGAGGGATTTGTGCAAAGTTCTTCTATACCATCGTAACCGTAGCGTTCGCAGCCATACATCTGAATGTACATCAAATCTGTCCAACCTTCTAGGGTTACTACTTGAAATAGAGACAAGATAGATTTGGGTAAGGAAGAAAAGTGAATCGGATCGTTGTCAGCAAATAAAAAAGTTCCGGCTACCCCATAAATATAGAACAAAATACAGAGAAGCAAAAAGACATAGCCCATGGATGGTAGGCTTTTGAGTAGAGCTCGGACGAGTATTTGTAAGCGAGGCAAAGCAGAGATTAGCCTAAATACTCTCAGCAGCCTAAGCATACGTAGCACTATAAAATATTGATTATCAATGGGCAATAGTAAAGCCACAACAATGAAGAAATCAAATAGATTCCAACCATTTTTAAAATAGCGCCATGGATTACTACCTTCAGCCCCTATCTTAATAAAAATTTCAGCGATAAAAAACCCTAATATTATATGTTCGATAAAATTGACAATAGTGCCGTACTTTGCCGTAAATGATGGATAGGTTTCCAGACCTACTATAATGCTAGCCAAGATTATTACGCTGAGAACTATAGTCTGGAAGATTTCAGAATTAGAGATTTTTTGGAGTGCTACCTGCATAAAAAAAATTAGATAAACAATTACAGTCGGCAACTTGTGATATTATGTGCCGATGAATACTTATCATTCCGGGTGCTTGGTCATTGGTTATTAGTCATTAGTGATTGCTAAGCACTAATGACTAAACTGTATTACCAAGATCCTTAGGCAATTATTACTATACTATATATAGCAGTTTTCCATTGGATGAGGTACTTTCGTCTTGGGCTAATGGGAGCAGGTAGCTAAGGCCGTGGGCCACGCTTACTGGCAGAGCCAGACGCTGCGCGAACGCGCCCCGCGTGGCCTACGGCCAAACGCGAACGGAGCAGCGGATCTGGGAACAGGTAACAGGGAACAGGGAAAAAAACCTTTGTACCTCATAGCTATGAAAAAGGCTGTATAGCAGTTATCAATTTAGCCCTACTCCCTACTCCCTACTCCCTACTCCCTACTCCCTACTCCCTACTCCCTACTCCCTACTCCCTACTCCCTACTCCCTACTCCCTACTCCCTACTCCCTACTCCCATTAACCCAAATAGCTTACTTCTTGGTAAATCGCCAAACTCCATCCCAATCCAGTGGCACCCCTTGGGCCATCAACTGGTTAATTCGCTCCACATATAAGGCAGCGGTCTTATCCAAAGGATTCACCATTAACACGTGATTAAAATATTGTAAAGCCTTGTCAAATCCTTGAGTGCGATAACACTCTAAACCTTGTTCAAATTTCAGTTGCGTTTTTAACTTCAATTCCCTAACTGCCTCCGTCTCACCATCCAGCACTTCATAGATGGCAATGGGTTCATTTCTACCTTTCACAATTGCTCGATCTAGAAACCGAATTTGATAGTGATTTGGATTGCTCAGTTTCTCTAAGGTTTGCTCAGAAATTAAGAAAGAAACCCCATAAAACTTAGTCAAGCCTTCCAAACGAGCGGTTAAGTTAACATTATCAGAAAAAGCATCCCCCTGCATTCGGAATGTCTCTCCAACCATCCCCACCATCATGTGACCATAGTGGATGCCAATCCCTACTTGAATCGGTAAATAACCCTTGGCTTCGCGCTTTTGATTGTATTGGTGGACTTTTTTGAGCTTGGCAATTCCAGCACAGACAGCATCATCAGCGCCATCAGGGAAAATTGCCATCATGCCATCCCCTAGAAATTTGACAATAAAGCCATCGTGATTGCGAATTTCAGGACTAACACGCTTAAGATAGGCATTGACGAAGTCAAAGTTTTCCTTTGGTGTCATACTCTCTGAAATGGTAGTGAAGGAGCGAATATCACTGAACATCACCGCCATTTCTTTACTAACGTGGTCCCCTAATTGGACATGAATCACATTGTCCTTGTCCAGAAAATTTAGATATTCAAATGGGAAAAACCGAGCAAAGGAATTTTTTAGGGTTTCCAGAGTTTCATTGGCTTGAGTCAATTCTTGCTCACGGGCTTTTACAGTTTGAACCATTTGCCGGAAAACTCGTGCTAGTCGTCCTAACTCGTCGCTCCGAGCGGCTACTTCCTCTAAATTTTCAGGTTTAAATGTATCATTTTCCACAGCGGCGGCTGCTACTGTCACCTTTTCTACCTGTTTTATATACTTTGACTGGCGCAGATTTTCAGCTTTAAGCTGCTCTTCAGCTTCGGTCCGTTTCAGAAAGTTAAGATAGGCTTTGGAATGGTAACGAATCCGAGCAATTAGTTCTACCCGATCTGGCAGTTTTACTAAGTAATCATTTGCTCCAAATCCAAAGGCTTTGGCTTTAATTACTGGTTCTTCTTTACTTGAGAGTACAATCAGGGGAATAGGTCGAGTCGGCGAATCCTTAGAGCGCAGAAAACGCACTAACAACAAGCCATCCATCTCCGGCATGACCAAGTCTTGTAGAATGACCGTTGGTTGGTACTCCTTAGCTACCTTTAAGGTTTCAGTTGGATCCTGACAGTAGCGGAAGATAATATCCTTTTCCGGAGCCAACATACGACGGATGGCTTCGCCGATCATGGGTTGATCATCGATAAGTAGGACTTTAATCGGCTCTTGGGTCACCATTTTATTTGTAATGTCCGCTTTGGCTATCAATTAGATCAGGTCAAGCATCGATAAATCACCTAGGGTTAGCTAATTCGTATAGTAGTTTATCAAATTTGGTTCAATACTCTGGGCAAACTGGGAAAACTATGTCATGGCAATTGTTATTAATAGTCAGATATTTTTAATTATTATAAGGGAGCAGTGTTGTGGAATAAAAGTGATATTGGAATTTAGCTAAGGCTTAAAAGCTAATCCCTTGATTAGGGCAGGTGCGATCGCATCTAGGGGCAAAATTTCCACCGCCGCCTTCAACTCTGCTGCTGCTTTCGGCATCCCATAAACCACGCAACTGCTTTTATCTTGGGCAATAGTATGCCAACCTTTAGAGCGCAATAGTTTTAGCCCTTCAGCTCCATCTCTACCCATGCCAGTTAACAAGACAGCGGTGCCCTTGCGCTTCCAGTACTCGGCTACACTTTTGAAAAAAACATCCACGGAGGGGCGGTAGGGATAATTACTGGGTTTGCTGGTGTAGGTTAACCTCAAATTCGAGGTTAAAAACAGGTGGTCTTTGGTTCCAGCAATCAATACTTTCCCTACTTGCGGACGGCTACCGTCAGACGCTAGTTGGACTCCCAATGGTGTCTGATTATTCAACCAGTCCACTAATCCTGAAGCAAACTGCACATCCACATGCTGGACAATCACAATTGCTGCACTGAAACTTGCTGGTATGTTGGAGAGAATCGTTGCTAGAGCCTTTGGTCCTCCAGTAGAAGCACCAATTGCGATTAACGGCGGAATATGGAGTTGGGAATTTCGGGCTGGGGATTTTGAATTTGGGGTGGATTTTCCGATCAGTTTACCAATGGTAGCAATTTTAGTAAGTAGTTCTTGGGCAGCGTCTGGGTTACCGCGAGTGCCCAACACTGGCAGACTGACAGCATCTAAGGCTCCATATCCCAGGGCTTCAAATACTTTAGATGAATTCTGCTGGACGCTAGCGGTTACCACTAAAATCGCACAGGGGGAATGTTTCATGATCTGGCGAGTTGCCTCAACCCCATCTATTACTGGCATTGTCAAATTCATCAAAATTAAGTCTGGGAGGTCTTTGGCACATTTGGCAATAGCTTCAGCACCATCACTAGCCACCCAAGCTACTTTATAGTCTGGAACCGCCATCAAGACACGCCGCAGGGTCTCTACTGCCATCATTGAATTATTAACAATTGCTATTTTCATGTCATAAAAATGCTGATTACTTTTTGATAAGGGAGTAGGGAGTCGGGAGTCGGGAGTCGGGAGTCGGGAGTCGGGAGTCGGGAATAGAAAATTGAATGTAGCTCATAAGTATGATCAACATAAGTATGATTAACGCTATACTCGATTTTATTCATTGGTTAATTCCACCTTATTAATTAATAAGCTTGGATTCCAAGTTTACCATTTAAAATTAACAAGCAAGCCATCCAAACTCACCAATGAATACTCCCTACTACCCAATTAAGTCAATCACCGCATTCAACAAAGAATCATCATGAAAACTACTCTTGGTTAGATAATAATCTGCTCCAGCTTCCAAACCTTGAATACGGTCTTGTTCCCGGTCTTTATAGGAAATAATAATCACAGGGATTGATTTTAATTTATCATGGCTTTTAATATGGCTGACTAGCTCAATGCCGTTCATGCGGGGCATATCAATATCACTGATCACTAAATCATAAGGGTTGGTGCGAACAGCGTTCCAACCATCCATGCCATTAACAGCTACTTCCACCTCATAACCTTGGTTTTCCAGTAACTTACGTTCCATTTGCCGCACGGTAATGGAATCATCAACTACTAGAATTCGTTTCGGCTGTTGGATATCAGTATCATCAGTATCACCACTGACTTGGTTCAACTGGCGGTTATTGAGTAGATTATCAATGGAGCGCACTAAATCTGACACATCCACAATTAGAATCGGGGAACCGTCTCCCATCAAAGCAGCAGCATTGATATCCTGAACTTTGCCCAGCCTCGGATCTAATGGTCGAACCACCAAATCCCGTTCACCTAAAAATTTATCAACTACTAATCCAAAACGGTTCGATTGGTCACTGATGATCACGACTGGTAGGGTTTCAGATTTGATATAAGAGTCATCTAACTCCAACACTTGATGGGCAGCTACCAGTCCAATGTTTTCATCATTAAGGGTAAAATATTGCCGGTTTTCTACTACAGAAATTTCGGTTTTCTCTACCATGACAATTTTGTCAATTCGTGCTAAAGGGAACGCATAAGGTTCACCATATATATCCACTAATAGGGTACGAATAACTGATAGAGTCAAAGGCAATTGGAAGTGGAAACTCGTTCCTTGCCCTAGCTTAGAGGTAGCTCGCAGGGTGCCACCTACCTCTTGTGCCATACTCTTGGCAATATCTAAACCAACGCCACGACCAGAAATTTCGGTTACCTGCTTAGCAGTAGAAAATCCCGGCAAAAATAGAAACTCCATCAGCTCATGTTCAGCTAGCTGGCTTGCCATCTCTGGGGTGATCATTTTTTTGCGGACAATTTTTTCCCGCAATTTCTCTGGATCTATGCCTTTGCCATCGTCAGCAACAGTAATCGATAACATCCCACCACGATGAACAGCTTCCAGTCGCACTGTGCCTTGGGCTAGTTTCCCCATTGCTACACGCTCTTGGGGAGGTTCAATACCATGGTCTACAGAGTTACGCAAAATATGAGTCAGTGGTGCTTCTAGTTTCTGTAAAATATCTCGATCTACTGCCGTAGATTTGCCGGTAATTTCTAATTTAACTTGTTTATTCAGCTTTCTGGCTATATCCCGAATCATCCGAGGAAAACTCTGTACCCCATCAGCAAAAGGACGCATGTGAGACGCAATCACTTCTCGGTAAAGACGATCCGAAAGATTAGCAGTGCGACGAGCATACAGTTCTAGTTCACTCATGCGATCGCCCAAAATTTCCCGACATTCCTGTTCCTTTTGTCGAGCAACTTTCAGATATTCCTCCCCCACTTGATTCACCTGGGATATTGCTAAAGAATCCTGTAATTTTTCCAGGATCTTCGATAATTCCATTTGGTGTTTCTTGAGGGTGATCAAGGAATCAGCAAACGGTTGTAGCCAATTCGCCTCCACTAGGGATTC
The sequence above is a segment of the Moorena sp. SIOASIH genome. Coding sequences within it:
- a CDS encoding XisH family protein, translated to MAKDLFHDVVKNALIKDGWQITDDPFFLKVGGVEFFIDLGAEKLIAAERNGQRIAVEIKSFINPSSITDFHLAIGQFINYRVALKVKDPERKLFLAVPDTTYRRFFQKEFPQLVIQEYQLKLL
- a CDS encoding XisI protein, whose amino-acid sequence is MEKLEKLQTYRSIIKQLLSQYASYKPSHGDIEIHSIFDTENDHYQVMAIGWDKKERVYGCSVHLEIKNGKIWIQNNNTEWDIGQDLVNMNVPKNDIVIGFQPPSMRQYSGYGTK
- a CDS encoding ion transporter — encoded protein: MQVALQKISNSEIFQTIVLSVIILASIIVGLETYPSFTAKYGTIVNFIEHIILGFFIAEIFIKIGAEGSNPWRYFKNGWNLFDFFIVVALLLPIDNQYFIVLRMLRLLRVFRLISALPRLQILVRALLKSLPSMGYVFLLLCILFYIYGVAGTFLFADNDPIHFSSLPKSILSLFQVVTLEGWTDLMYIQMYGCERYGYDGIEELCTNPSVSPLIGVLFFVSFVMLGAMITINLFVGIITSNISDSVNEFKQEQEEKLDKVLKEQNQFSKVSRLEGQLLAIQKQLKDMHISLERIRTDISE
- a CDS encoding chemotaxis response regulator protein-glutamate methylesterase; its protein translation is MKIAIVNNSMMAVETLRRVLMAVPDYKVAWVASDGAEAIAKCAKDLPDLILMNLTMPVIDGVEATRQIMKHSPCAILVVTASVQQNSSKVFEALGYGALDAVSLPVLGTRGNPDAAQELLTKIATIGKLIGKSTPNSKSPARNSQLHIPPLIAIGASTGGPKALATILSNIPASFSAAIVIVQHVDVQFASGLVDWLNNQTPLGVQLASDGSRPQVGKVLIAGTKDHLFLTSNLRLTYTSKPSNYPYRPSVDVFFKSVAEYWKRKGTAVLLTGMGRDGAEGLKLLRSKGWHTIAQDKSSCVVYGMPKAAAELKAAVEILPLDAIAPALIKGLAFKP
- a CDS encoding hybrid sensor histidine kinase/response regulator, coding for MTDSGQDMSNFSMLDLFRMEVESQAAILNDNLLALESNPSSSQELESLMRAAHSIKGAARIVQIDAAVNIAHIMEDCFVAAMNKTITLKADHIDILLQGVDFLQQISQVGEVNLDQWLSEHGQAIEGQSIAIAKILAPESAPSSPQQPSPSAAPSTSEPQKSEKLSAIDYPSEVSTLDSTNTAIETQEQTVDQQTVDQQNLDQQNLDQVVTHQAQTDSPPQVPSQESQNSTIEIKSQPLEQAVSHKPQTEVAAKENQSSSTPGNDLTKQPSIALDSAKKAEAKERVVRVSAENLNSLMGLAGESLVEANWLQPFADSLITLKKHQMELSKILEKLQDSLAISQVNQVGEEYLKVARQKEQECREILGDRMSELELYARRTANLSDRLYREVIASHMRPFADGVQSFPRMIRDIARKLNKQVKLEITGKSTAVDRDILQKLEAPLTHILRNSVDHGIEPPQERVAMGKLAQGTVRLEAVHRGGMLSITVADDGKGIDPEKLREKIVRKKMITPEMASQLAEHELMEFLFLPGFSTAKQVTEISGRGVGLDIAKSMAQEVGGTLRATSKLGQGTSFHFQLPLTLSVIRTLLVDIYGEPYAFPLARIDKIVMVEKTEISVVENRQYFTLNDENIGLVAAHQVLELDDSYIKSETLPVVIISDQSNRFGLVVDKFLGERDLVVRPLDPRLGKVQDINAAALMGDGSPILIVDVSDLVRSIDNLLNNRQLNQVSGDTDDTDIQQPKRILVVDDSITVRQMERKLLENQGYEVEVAVNGMDGWNAVRTNPYDLVISDIDMPRMNGIELVSHIKSHDKLKSIPVIIISYKDREQDRIQGLEAGADYYLTKSSFHDDSLLNAVIDLIG
- a CDS encoding mechanosensitive ion channel domain-containing protein; translated protein: MIWIITQLQKLWNAISRVFTAKLFEFGDQAFSLSFLGKFLFLCIIAIIISRTIKALIKHWLLSRFRMDRGTREALASIIGYILSILGFLIALQTSGINLSSLAIFAGALGIGFGIGLQDLASNFISGLTILLDQPIKVGDYIEIDNLSGTVEKISIRSTVIRTIHNVCVIIPNNSFVQNNVINWSYQDPTSRLQIPMNFPDELEPLVITEVLLAAARQEPRVLSSPSPQVWFKGYGEEGMDFELLVWIDQPAEIEAIKSALYYLIDTEMRSHHIEPGHPERNLRIHNPEALVSLFRQLQRPGVTNGSSSIHNQSAPDKPKPKSESPKPWKLADLLRQVSYFENCSDMELRHIIEEGYRKTLPADETICRENDPGDSFYIILSGTVEVFVESIGKRVATRKSGEFIGEMSLLMGTPRTATLRTLEETMLFVVDRGNLQSLLAKHEELADRISEELSKRQETLERLGITVSATEEDETPFAEIRKRIKSIFGI
- a CDS encoding adenylate/guanylate cyclase domain-containing protein, producing the protein MVTQEPIKVLLIDDQPMIGEAIRRMLAPEKDIIFRYCQDPTETLKVAKEYQPTVILQDLVMPEMDGLLLVRFLRSKDSPTRPIPLIVLSSKEEPVIKAKAFGFGANDYLVKLPDRVELIARIRYHSKAYLNFLKRTEAEEQLKAENLRQSKYIKQVEKVTVAAAAVENDTFKPENLEEVAARSDELGRLARVFRQMVQTVKAREQELTQANETLETLKNSFARFFPFEYLNFLDKDNVIHVQLGDHVSKEMAVMFSDIRSFTTISESMTPKENFDFVNAYLKRVSPEIRNHDGFIVKFLGDGMMAIFPDGADDAVCAGIAKLKKVHQYNQKREAKGYLPIQVGIGIHYGHMMVGMVGETFRMQGDAFSDNVNLTARLEGLTKFYGVSFLISEQTLEKLSNPNHYQIRFLDRAIVKGRNEPIAIYEVLDGETEAVRELKLKTQLKFEQGLECYRTQGFDKALQYFNHVLMVNPLDKTAALYVERINQLMAQGVPLDWDGVWRFTKK